One Rhododendron vialii isolate Sample 1 chromosome 2a, ASM3025357v1 genomic region harbors:
- the LOC131316864 gene encoding beta-amyrin 28-monooxygenase-like produces the protein MEVLSLALAFLIVSLTISFFVVRNGSDVGSRLPPGGSGLPFVGETLDFFLNPEKFIRDRMKKHSPDIFRTNFFGEKIVVICGPNGHKFLWSNESKYFTSFYPESMKKLFLSNQPKRLIREEDLKVIRSGPGVLKPESLAHNLAEMDSIIQQQLKIHLEGKSEVTIHPFSNAVTFTLACRFFMGTENPERIAKLIGHFNKIIEGIHSLPLNFPGTAFYNACRAADVIRKELATVIKEKIDAAGVVGSPSRDMLSALISSGYMSDAEISDKVMGTLVAGYTTVATTMTFFMKYVGERPEVYHKVLTEQLEISKAKQPGEALCWEDMQKMKYSWAVICEVMRLAPPLIGSFREAMTDFTYAGYTVPKGWKVFWTVNTTQKNPKYFPEPNKFDPSRFLEGDAPLAYTYLPFGGGPKLCPGKEYARIVVLAFVHNMVKKYKWSLIDPREKISGSMMPVPEKGLPVRLYPH, from the exons ATGGAGGTTCTCTCACTAGCCCTAGCTTTTCTCATCGTCTCTCTCACGATTAGTTTTTTCGTCGTTAGAAACGGATCGGATGTCGGTTCAAGGCTTCCGCCGGGTGGCTCAGGGTTGCCCTTTGTGGGCGAAACCCTAGATTTCTTCCTCAACCCCGAGAAATTCATCAGGGATAGGATGAAGAAGCACTCTCCGGACATTTTCAGGACCAATTTTTTCGGGGAGAAGATCGTGGTGATATGCGGCCCCAACGGGCACAAGTTTCTCTGGTCCAACGAGAGCAAGTACTTCACTTCGTTCTATCCGGAATCCATGAAAAAGCTCTTCCTCTCCAACCAACCGAAAAGGTTAATACGTGAAGAGGATCTCAAGGTGATAAGATCAGGACCCGGTGTTTTGAAGCCCGAGTCGCTGGCCCACAACTTGGCGG AAATGGATTCCATTATTCAGCAACAACTCAAGATTCACTTGGAAGGCAAATCTGAGGTGACGATCCACCCTTTTTCAAATGCAGTAACCTTTACACTCGCGTGCCGGTTCTTCATGGGCACCGAAAATCCGGAGCGCATCGCGAAACTCATCGGCCATTTCAACAAAATCATCGAAGGTATTCACTCTCTACCTCTGAACTTCCCCGGGACCGCGTTCTACAACGCGTGCAGAGCGGCGGACGTGATTCGGAAGGAGCTCGCGACCGTCATCAAGGAGAAGATCGATGCTGCGGGGGTGGTCGGATCACCGAGTCGGGACATGTTGTCGGCGCTCATCTCCAGCGGATACATGTCGGACGCCGAGATATCCGACAAGGTAATGGGAACGCTGGTGGCCGGGTACACCACGGTTGCTACTACCATGACTTTTTTCATGAAGTATGTTGGAGAGAGACCTGAGGTTTATCATAAGGTTCTAACAG AGCAATTGGAAATCTCAAAGGCAAAACAACCTGGAGAAGCCTTATGCTGGGAGGatatgcaaaaaatgaagtactcTTGGGCTGTGATCTGTGAAGTGATGAGGCTGGCTCCTCCACTTATAGGATCTTTCAGAGAAGCCATGACTGATTTCACTTATGCTGGTTATACTGTCCCAAAAGGGTGGAag GTATTTTGGACTGTGAACACAACACAAAAGAACCCTAAGTACTTCCCTGAACCAAATAAGTTCGACCCTTCAAGATTCCTGGAAGGCGATGCGCCACTGGCCTACACATACTTGCCTTTCGGAGGTGGACCTAAATTGTGCCCCGGAAAGGAATACGCTCGAATAGTGGTACTCGCTTTCGTCCACAACATGGTTAAAAAGTATAAGTGGTCCCTCATTGATCCAAGAGAGAAAATTTCAGGCAGCATGATGCCAGTGCCGGAGAAAGGACTTCCAGTTCGCCTATATCCTCACTAG
- the LOC131316863 gene encoding beta-amyrin 28-monooxygenase-like, with protein sequence MEALSLALAFLIIFLTLSFFLSKNGSDADSRLPPGGTGLPFVGETLDFFINPEKFITDRMKKHSPDIFMTNFFGEKIVVICGPNGHKFLWSNENKYFTTFYPQAIQKLFLTSQPKVEKLVREEAFQAIRGPGFLKPEALVHYLAGMDSIIQQQLKTHWEGKSEVKIHPFSRAATLTLACKFFMGTDNPERIAKLIRHFDGITEGIHSLPLNIPGTAFYSASKAAGVIRKELATVIKEKKAAVAAGSPSQDLLSTFISTGVMSDAEVADKIMGLLIAGYSTVATTMTFFMKYVGERPEVYHKVLTEQLEISKAKQPGELLCWDDMQKMKYSWAVICEVMRLTPPLLGTFREAMTDFTYAGYSVPKGWKVFWTVNTTQKNPEYFREPNKFDPSRFMEGDAPPAFTYVPFGGGPRMCPGKEYARLVVLAFVHNVVKKYKWSLIDPREKILGSMMPLPEKGLPVRLYHR encoded by the exons ATGGAGGCTCTCTCACTAGCCCTAGCTTTTCTCATCATATTTCTCACACTtagtttttttctctccaaaaacGGATCCGATGCCGATTCAAGGCTTCCACCGGGTGGCACGGGGTTGCCCTTCGTCGGCGAAACCCTAGATTTCTTCATCAACCCCGAGAAATTCATCACGGACAGGATGAAAAAGCACTCTCCAGACATATTCATGACCAATTTTTTCGGGGAGAAGATCGTGGTGATATGCGGCCCCAACGGACACAAGTTTCTCTGGTCCAACGAGAACAAGTACTTCACTACATTCTATCCGCAGGCCATTCAAAAGCTCTTCCTCACCTCCCAACCGAAAGTCGAAAAATTAGTACGCGAAGAGGCTTTCCAGGCGATAAGGGGACCGGGATTTTTGAAGCCCGAGGCGTTGGTCCATTACTTGGCAG GTATGGACTCCATCATCCAGCAACAACTGAAGACACACTGGGAAGGCAAATCTGAGGTGAAGATCCACCCTTTTTCAAGGGCTGCAACCTTGACGCTTGCATGCAAATTCTTCATGGGCACTGACAATCCGGAGCGAATCGCGAAACTCATCCGCCATTTCGATGGCATCACCGAAGGGATTCATTCCCTCCCTCTCAACATTCCCGGGACCGCCTTCTACAGCGCGAGCAAGGCGGCGGGCGTGATTCGGAAGGAGCTCGCGACCGTGATCAAGGAGAAGAAAGCCGCGGTGGCGGCCGGATCGCCGAGTCAGGACCTGTTGTCGACGTTCATCTCCACCGGGGTCATGTCGGACGCCGAGGTAGCTGACAAGATAATGGGATTGCTGATTGCTGGGTATAGCACGGTTGCCACCACCATGACTTTTTTCATGAAGTACGTTGGAGAGAGACCTGAGGTTTATCATAAGGTTCTTACAG AGCAGCTAGAGATCTCAAAGGCGAAGCAACCGGGAGAATTGCTATGCTGGGACGacatgcaaaaaatgaagtactcCTGGGCTGTCATCTGTGAAGTGATGAGGCTGACTCCCCCACTTCTAGGAACTTTCAGAGAAGCCATGACTGATTTTACCTATGCTGGTTACTCTGTTCCAAAAGGGTGGAAG GTATTTTGGACAGTGAACACAACACAGAAGAACCCCGAGTActttcgagaaccaaataaatTCGACCCGTCAAGATTCATGGAAGGTGATGCGCCACCAGCCTTTACATACGTGCCATTTGGAGGTGGACCTAGAATGTGCCCTGGAAAGGAATACGCTCGATTAGTGGTACTTGCTTTCGTCCACAACGTGGTTAAAAAGTATAAATGGTCCCTCATTGATCCTAGAGAGAAAATTTTAGGCAGCATGATGCCATTGCCGGAGAAAGGACTTCCAGTTCGCCTATATCATCGCTAG